One segment of Setaria viridis chromosome 4, Setaria_viridis_v4.0, whole genome shotgun sequence DNA contains the following:
- the LOC117852659 gene encoding uncharacterized protein isoform X1, which yields MAAALRCLVRKMARAPPSHHPRLYSGLGRSSPTPSSPPPTSIKDPTLDKENLIKLERAKAQFITTTNTCVCILMFGGSLYFTFVKPKLNELRDRVEALSRKVARLKKEEDVRQANNMQTSAGGHEKDPGGHQA from the exons ATGGCCGCGGCACTTCGATGCCTGGTGAGGAAGATGGCACGCGCACCACCGTCGCATCATCCTCGACTCTACTCGGGGCTTGGTCGCTCCTCCCCTACCccgtcctccccgccgccaaCCAGCATCAAG GATCCTACTCTGGACAAGGAAAATCTCATTAAATTGGAACG CGCAAAGGCACAATTCATAACGACTACAAACACTTGTGTTTGCATTTTGATGTTTGGTGGTTCGCTTTATTTTACTTTTGTTAAGCCGAAGTTGAACGAACTGAGGGACAGAGTAGAAGCTCTTTCTAGAAAAGTAGCAAGGTTGAAGAAGGAAGAGGACGTAAGACAAGCCAACAACATGCAAACCTCAG CAGGAGGACATGAGAAGGATCCTGGTGGCCACCAAGCTTAG
- the LOC117852659 gene encoding uncharacterized protein isoform X2 encodes MAAALRCLVRKMARAPPSHHPRLYSGLGRSSPTPSSPPPTSIKDPTLDKENLIKLERAKAQFITTTNTCVCILMFGGSLYFTFVKPKLNELRDRVEALSRKVARLKKEEDVRQANNMQTSGGHEKDPGGHQA; translated from the exons ATGGCCGCGGCACTTCGATGCCTGGTGAGGAAGATGGCACGCGCACCACCGTCGCATCATCCTCGACTCTACTCGGGGCTTGGTCGCTCCTCCCCTACCccgtcctccccgccgccaaCCAGCATCAAG GATCCTACTCTGGACAAGGAAAATCTCATTAAATTGGAACG CGCAAAGGCACAATTCATAACGACTACAAACACTTGTGTTTGCATTTTGATGTTTGGTGGTTCGCTTTATTTTACTTTTGTTAAGCCGAAGTTGAACGAACTGAGGGACAGAGTAGAAGCTCTTTCTAGAAAAGTAGCAAGGTTGAAGAAGGAAGAGGACGTAAGACAAGCCAACAACATGCAAACCTCAG GAGGACATGAGAAGGATCCTGGTGGCCACCAAGCTTAG